The sequence cattaaaaatacaataatacgCTCCAAAGCTGGAATAACTGATGTAGCTGAaagctcaaatgggactgggtagggcacgtctgccgtatgccggatgacctgtgggccaaaacagccacAGGTTGTAAtgcgtcacggtagacctcgtcggagatggcgggaagaacttgatgccttcgacagaaactggtgggagacttccgaggatagggacacgtggaagaataagagcctgcagaggaggcctttgcccagcagtgggacagtttgggctcataataataataaaattctgaATATCATTACATTTGTACCCTGTATAGCTCCGTCTAGACATTTGTTATTCTCGTCACAAGCAATTTTTAAAGCGCAGTCGTCTCGTTGCATAATTGCAATGTTTCGCGGCTTACTGCAAAGCTCGGCTGATGGAACAGACGGGAacaatgttgtttttatttttatacacgtACAGCGTTTTTATAAGGGCATGATACAAggttgaaatgaaaatgaaatggaaTCTATTGTAAAACAATgcattcttaaaaatatattagccATTTAAATATGTTTGACCAATCTTaaggatatttttattttattttatttcccacACAACTACTTTACAGGTACTAAACCTAAGACAATAGTGtaactacttatacataaaaatacaatcTAAAGTATTACATCTATAAGATAATATATACAATGCTGACTTTGTGAATTCATTCAGAGAACATGAGAATAGGTCAATATTCTCCGCCATTACGTTGAGGGTCCGCACAGCGCGCGTCAGCGGCGCGGCGCCAGACCGAGCAGATTGGTGCGCCCGCGCGGTTCGGCCAGCAATCGCGGCCGACGCCGGCGCCACACATACCCGTCGGGCACATGTAATGGCTCcactacatgatggcccagcgtaggccagtctaagggacgcagctatgcggtggaatgagatagcaatgtCACTTACTCcttctaacgcataaatgcgtcccttggactggcctgcgctgggccatcgtgtagagaagccATAAAGACCTCTTCGAATTTGAGATGGCTATTGCTGATATTGCGTGATTTGACGCCGGCCACAGTCCACCAAAATAGGATAGAAAGCGGAATTGATTCACTCGGCTTACTATCATTTTATTAGATATTGACGTGCCGAATTTATACAACGGTTCATGGTTGTCTTTAAAAAATGGCTGCCctaattcaaatattttgcatatataaaaaaaatatcaagccTTTTAGTATACTCGTAAGGTTACATTATCTGGACATAATACCATCTTACTACTCgtagtacataatgttaagcaaataaacgcatttcatttcatttcccTGGCAGCAGTTACGAAACAAAATTGATCTCTGTATCATAAAACGTCTCAGCAGATCTACTTCGGTGCGTTACGAAACATTAAAACATCATTATAAAtgaaagaaacttgaaaaaaacgAGCCGTTCGGaaatttttccatatttttccgGGTTTTTTCAACGCTAAGCCGGACACTCGTGAACGTGCCCCTAAAAGGTTATTAGAGGTGGGTATTTTTGTGGCAGTTTGTATAGACACAATtgcaaaataaataggtatcatAATGTAGCTGTGATTACATTTGTATGAGTTGCGAGTAGTCTACAAAAAAACAAACCCTTTACTATACTGCAATTTTGCAGTTTTCGCTAAGTTCCCATTCAACACTAATGCTCTCCAAAGCAGGGCTACAATTCACCAAAAAAACCTTCCAAAATGTACTTTAACCAGCTGGTATAACCCTGACCTCCGATGCCATATCCTTTCTTTGAATCAGCGAGTCAAGCTATACTAGATCTTCTCAATTGTATAGAAATTGATTCGTGATTAGTCGAGAACCACTTTAACGACAAAGACAACTAAGAAATTACTTCCCAGTAATTACTAATGTACTCAACTGCATTCTGCGTTCCAATGAAGGAAGCAACTATACGTGATCCAAATTAGAACTTGTAGTAATAATGTTAAGGTTGAACCTTGTCTGAGGGTTTAGAGATAGATAATGGTTCGTTTTATGCGAGTATTAATCAGCTGGAACGACTTCAGTGCAGTTTATTGCCAGTAGATTAGATTAATTGTGAACGTGTTGTTACTTGAAAGTATCGGTGTTAATTTACGTAGATGTGAGAAACTTTCAATGTTACTTGGTACTTGATTATGTACAAACTGTTATGCAACTAAACGTAAACTATGATAACTTGGGATAGCTATCCGGACGCGGTACAAGAATTGCCGacatttattcatattcatattcatattcattttatttataatatctataatattacatgtcaattgtgtatataaaaaagtttacaatttaataaatttagttaacaatataggtaaaaataaacatcattaaCTATtcgttaatttataatttaatatttaggaACTCTTCCAAAGTATAAAATGTGTGCTCGAGAAGCCAACTTTTTAGTAGTTATGCATAACTcatcaaaaaaattaacttgaaTATAGGCAAccaggggaaataattcgtgtagttttgtaaattggtacaATTATATACCTTGTGGTgtccagataaacatactaaaagtcctcgagggtgggggttgtACTGATggtgtgggggggggggggacgcctgatggtaagcagtcaccgtagcgtATGGACGCCTGTAAAATCATATATATTACTGACCCTAAAGCTATATTTATCTTGAAATCAAAAGATCTCCACGAATTATTTCTcccaaaattattaattttcttgagcaAAATATGGAATATCTCAGTAACTAaagacattattttaaatattgttcaAGTATTATGTTAAGCATAGTGTCTAGTTTCTTTTTGGACTAGTCAGGCGTGTCTCTGTTATTTTAAGATAATAGACACATGTCTAACACGGCAGTACTGGTTGCGTGTCCCGCTCAAAAAGGCCGTGCAAGTGCGAAAAGGCATGATTCCGATCGAAGGTTTGCGAACTGATTCGCCTTTTAGTTTTGCGGAAATTATAGTCATTCGGCCCACAACTTGCATATGTTTTTACCTTATTGCAATGTTCCTCGCAcagcgcattagtattgcaatccagcggggtaatgctgccagcatctacggcaccttgccgaggggtgaatttttatttcagtttaatatttgggtttttttctaattattattaatttcgatggctataatttagtttaatttataagttttgatacaatatttacagtacaataaaatacaaatcctctttattgcacaattcgCACAACATCAAAATAACGATAGaggtatttatgtttatttgtttctttatgtttccattaaataaaattatatgtccCTCATGTCCCCCGTTCCTCATGTCACGTCCCCCGTTCCTCATGTCACGTCCCCCGTTCGTCTCCTAGCACCCACAATATCATATCGAACTAAGTTAGCACCTAACCCGCTTACTCTTAACCTAGTCCGTCTCGGTTAGCGTCACGCGTCAGTCGAACTAATAATAGTCTAACATGAATTCATTATGTAGATGGCTCCGCTCGCCAAATATCTCAAGACGTCGACAAAGATATATGTCTTATTGTACCTTAAGACAAAGTAATAAGATCTATCAGTGTTCAATGCAGTGGATTGCTATTTGTACATAATATAGTACGGTTTGTTGAACACTTGTAAGGCAGGTTAGtgttaattattgaattaatcaGACTAACGGGATTGATGTGTTAGTAAACACGTGATAAGCACGTACTACGTAATAGGTGAATCaatatttgattattaattagaGGTTGgttgtaaattaatttacttagtaGGATTCAAAAAATTACagctacatacatacatataaaataaaaacgtaatgtataataatatttattatgtcgTTTTGTGTTAATTTTTATGCAGAAACGGAtagacaaaacaaataaatgtacatatatGAACACCAGTATATTAAATAACTCAAGGATTATTTAAGGACATATCTAATACAGTGATCACTTATCACTCTTTAATGAATTTATAAAgtgataagtaaataaatatttgataattgAAAGGTACTCCGACATTATTTACACCTATTTTAcacataaatttgtgcctaattaagtttcattttaaggcttgtaatgttttgtagtattgcctgtaaacatgtttcaatgtggtgttaaataaaaatattctatgtctatgtctatgtctattttTGCAACCTTTGCCATGGCAgttttattttcaactttaatttattcatcattttattttctGAATAAGTTAACTCTTTGTGTCAcagatttttgtttattataataaaaacttattttttgcatttatttattgctttgggctaataatatgaaaatccatgactttttttcattttctgttTGAAGGGGGTGTTTTACAGGGTGGTTAGTAGGCGTAACCACCGTGAAACAAGTACAcagttttatttgcaaaaatattgtattatatacaaaacaaaattgtgAATTAAACCACGCATTTCCCTCTTTACGGTAGCAAAGTGGTACTTTGCATATTTTGCAGCTCCACACAGTGCATCGTCGCGATGTACCTGTTATTGGTAGATGATTGGCTACTTGCATGCCTTATAGAAGTTGGTACAAagggtttgttttttttatagatgcATAAGTCGGCGAGTTAGTGTTGCTCTTCCTAGAACTGCTGTTTGCTCTCCCGCTGCTGGCATTAACATAAGCAGGGGCTAGCATGtcttgaatgaatgaatgaatgaatgaatgaatgaatgaatgaatgaattgtttattgcatatcacaaacCAGTTATAAAAGGTGGTACATATTATGTGGTTAGTTTTAGTGACGTCCTGTAAGGACACAGCAACATATAAACTAatgttaacttaaaactaagaaataatacatttcaaataatttaacattacatATTGTTAAGAATACAAGCATTACTAATCAAATTTTTCATCGAAGTAGTCTTTTACATTATAAAAGCACTTATCAATAAGGaagatttttaacttattttgaaaCAAATTGTAATTTTCTATGTTTTTCAACGAATTCGGAAggtgattataaattttaatacacataAAATGAGGACTAGATGTAACAAGTTTTAATGACGAGAAAGGCAATTccagtttatttaaatttcggtTGTTTCTTCTATTGTCTGTTAGTAGTGAATAAAGGAAAACGTCTTGATAAACATGACGTCTGAAATCCTTTAGGCACAGTCTATCTAGGCAACAGTTCGGGTCTTTTTggagttttttgtaaatactatCATTGTCTAAAGGTATATCTTCATATATTAAAGCGTTTTCGATTTCTCGATCGTTAAATTAGTATCTAAAacagaaataattattatatttatgaccgttttgaagtatattattacctaaaccttttttaatacctaaatatttgtGTCACGGTGGTCATCGCTGTTAACCACCTTGAATAAGTCAGCTTTTACCTAAAGGTACCTTTTAAAACCTGAATATTTAACACTTTTTATTACATGtgaaactattttttacaaaaaaaaaaatcgagtaaaaaaaacaattgtgcCACGGTGGTTATCGCTGTTAACCACTTTGAATAAGTTCACTTCTACCAAAAGTTATAaatctaaatgtaaatatttttcacttaaaataaatgaataagtatATTTCATAATACGTATCACAAAACACAGCAAAAAAacgattatttataatttttttacttgcCAGCAAAATCACACTTTCACATTTCCGTAAACGGCGGTTTTCGAATAAAAATTTAGTTCAACAAACAGCCGTCGAGCGAACTGCGAATGACATTGTTATCCAACTTAGGCCTTCTTGTTGACCACGTAATAGGATACTTTAACCATAGATGGCTCTGTTACTAAACAAATTGGTCGATAAAAGGTGGTTATTACAGATAACCACCAGAACGAAAAGAGTTAAAAggaactttattttttaaatttgaactcgCTACTATTCGTCTCAGTGTGCATGTGAATAGCCTCTCTTGTGTATGGCCCATCTGAAAAAATAACATACCTATCATAATAATCTCATTTATCTTCTCTTACTGCTTGATATAGAACTTATTACAAAAGGCTCTATTGGTATTCTTACAAACCTACCTGTAGTCCTAATGTAGTATGGTTTTATTCATCATCAGTATCGTTTATGAAATGCTACGTAATACAATGAATTCGAAATGTGATGATCTTGAATTCATTAAATCTAACAGTGCCAGAATTGACGGATTAATCATTTCCTCTCACACCGACATAGAGATTGGGGGTCTCCTATCACTAAATATGTAAACATTACCTATCTGAAACCACTCGTTAAGTGGTTTCCCAGCGTCACTCCTGGAAGCGGCGATAGCTTCCCGTAAAGCTAGTGGCACCGCCACCGACATGCAGATTGGGGGCTCGCCGATCGCtgtaaatataaacaaacaatgTAAAGTAAAAGCGACGGCACCACAATAAAGGATAATCAGCTGATCACTCTAACAGTCGATGTCGAGTTGTCACCGCGTTTTCTATAAAAACATTACGTGATCATCCATCCGGACCCGGACAATTCTAGCGCGAGTTATCGACGTTACATTCAGAGAGGGTTTACAGCAGCGTTGCtgttgaaataaacatatattatgttGAAACGTTCAATCTGTAACATGTGTAGCAGTCACAATACAATGTAAAAACTCTGTATTGCACAcctgaataaaagaaaaaaatacaatagaaaACAGAAATACAAGGACAGGTAAACAAgaggcgatcttatcgctaaaaagctcATCCAGACCACCTTTGGGTCATTATCCGAATATAAACTTAATTCAGACACGCGACACTAAAAGAGTGTGTCGTCGGTTTTAATGCCCTCGTAAAATGAGTTTATTGGAACCTGTGTCTAGAACACAATACATCTTGTTTATAAATGATTATCAGTTTTATGGAAATGAAGCTCTATTATATAAAGGGAACCACAAGCCCCAGAGAGattttaagtatttaggtacctactaacgaGGAAGCCTCGTATACACATATCAATGTATTTATTGCGACATTCTAAACATATAAGAAAATGAGAAGAGTATGAAATCAAAAGaagaagtatatatatattttaaggtaaTTTAAGGCACTTGTTAGTATTGTGTGAATGTAAATATGCATGCATACGCTCACCCGTACATTGTTAACTTATTTACTCctaattctcatgtaagtgaattgttataaattcttatgagaaataagTGTCTCCAGAGCCAAAATTCATGCCAAAATTCATTGTTTGATTATTCCACACCGTGGCACCAGTATACCACACGGAATCTAGCTACCAGTACCTTTTATAAACCTTCTACCGCTTGTAAAccatgaaaataatataaaatcccTTACACTTAGCACCGAGTGTCCTAATTTCCGAATAAGACTTGTCCTTGAAATACACTCGGAAGTCCTGCGGGATGTCCCTGGCCTGCGGCACGTGGTAGTTCCAGGGGCGATCCGTGAGCACCTCGCCCGTGTCGGAGTCGTACACCATGTGCTCCGTTGTCCAGTACCCCAGGCCCATGATGAAAGCGCCTTCCACCTGGCAAAAGACCAGCAATATAGATTACACCATCTGATAACATTAAGTTGGTCCTAATGTCCTAGATTTAGTCGCATTACTAAACCAATTCTCATGAAATTTTGAGATCAGCAAAATTcgattgtttgttttgttatcgTGTCGCTtcaaatattaacatttttcaaaatgacAGAGCATATGAAGTTTCACGAGATTCACAACTCACAGAGCCGTAGTGGCTATTGGTGGTGttagtaattttattgatttttcttaCTTGTCCGACATCTATTCCTGGGCTAATGCTCATTCCCGCGTCCTCCAGAAGGTCAACCCTCAGCAGCTCCCACTCTCCAGTCAGAATGTCGACTTCTACTTCAGCTAACGTCACCCCATGTACTGCATATTTCTGTGTGTCTATCATTGATACGAAAGCATGAGCTTGAAGATCTATACTAGCATTATATGCCAATTTTACCAAGAACTCCCAAGAAGGGTTCAGTAGACCAACTTTAAGAGGAGCTAATCGCGCTAAAATCTGCTCACAGCATCTCTGTACTCCTATCCCAACATTTATTGAAGTCAAACTTCCCCCAGATAAAAGACCATTTGGAGTCATATGTGTTTGATTCGCTTTGATTTGAATCTTCTCCATGGGAACACCAAGAAAATATGCAGCGATTTGAACGGCTTTGGTGTTAAGACCTTGTCCCATCTCAATTCCGCCATGGGTTATGGAGACAGAGCCATCATCGTTATAAACTGACATGTTCACGTCAAAGTACTGGCTGCCGACAGGCTGCCAGCGGAGGAGAGACCATCTCAAACCCTTTTTCTTCCACCTGTTCTCTGAATTAAACTTGTCGACAGCGCGTCGTCTGTCTGCGTAGTCAGCATCACGTTTCATTTTCTCCACCATCTCCACGAGCTCAATAGAAGTAGGATCTAGATTCGCTAGTCTTACTGCTAGCGGATCTATTGACATCTCGTAAGATAAACGTTCTAAGATGAATTCACAAGCAGCAATAGCTTCAAGTGTCCCTGAAAATAGAATAGCAATAACTTAGCTTCAAAGGTATCTCGCGATCCGACGCCGGCTGGATAAAATTTTCAAAGAATAAATTGCGAACGGTTAGTAAGAGTAAAGTGATAGGTGATAAACTGAGATTATGCTGAGTTTACTGACCTGGTGACCGGCACCAAGTGTTACTGGCTGTATCAGTGGTGACACTAAAAACCCTGAACATCCAGCGTAGCTTGTCGTAGCAGTTGTTGTACACGTCCAACACGGGGGCGAATAGTGGCTCGTCGATGACATATCCATTGTCCATGTGCATGTATTCTTTGCAAAGTTGAATTTTTCCATACGGATCCACTGCGACCTAAAAAGTAAAACGAGGGATATAATAGCTGTGACCCTGAAGATACTGTAAGATAAGTTCATCGGGCCATAGCCCGATTTGACAATCGTATATCTACAAATACAAATCGCAAAATAATAATGTGACGGTAATTGCATACAATTAGCGGATTcttctgctagtttgcctcctatatcaatatcaaaagtagcggatcagactacgcgtcaaaagtatctaccattctctaataGCTAAACGAAACGAGATATATTTCTGTATGTAGAATATTTAGACCGTGAGAGATacttttgagatatgtatatcTCTATTTAAAGTGCGAGTATTCCAGGGTGGCATATATTCTTACACGCGGTCGAATGCTGATAGCGACCCTGCGGCACTCCATCTAAGGCGAAGCCGGCATTCGTTGGTGGTTTTAGACGGTAGTAGACTGGTTAGTCCGTCATCGCCCCTGGTTTCCCCCAGACTAGGTGGCATGCGTAAAAGCATTTCcccaacgttaaaaaaaaaagggtggCATATATTCTTGATGCATTGTTTCACCTGCTACTATTGATGGGgactgtacatatatttttgttaaatattatatttgcagGTAGAATGTGTGCTACCCATGGCCTGAATCCAGGATGAAAATCATAGTAGCAAACCTCATATTCAGTGTGGCAAGGCAGCCGCTTGCCTACGGCCCTGGCGAGCGTGGTGAACGGCAGTATGATGCGGCAGGGCCGGTTCAGCTTGTGCGCCACCAGCGCGCTCGCCACCGCGACCTGCGAGCCGCGGGAGATCTTCAGGCCGTACGCTCCTCCCAGGCGGCGGACAATTACGTCTATCCTGAGATTAACGGGAAATATCAGTAATATCATCATAGTATAAGCCTTGATTTTCggtaagtacttacattttgCTTAACATGGTGCAACATCTGAacctttttttacaagcttttatttatcttgcaatgtacctatgtatgtttgttcgggtcaaatACTGCAAGTTTCATTtcacccacttcccggtttacgatgaagttgaaaatgtacatacataaatgtaagtcgggtgacaaatgcaatattatggtaccatcgagctccatagaaactctgtgataaaacaatgcaacctaattgtgtttttagaattatctcgatgtctgtgggaagaaaagtacagtcagcgattaaAGCTTGTTCCAAACATGAAATCTTTGCCAAACTAATTTGTTTTTCTCATCGAATAAATTCCAGACCGCTAACTGCTGATATTTCTGTCCATATATATCTCTAACTTAATCTAACCGTCGCTTTGCTTACATTTTGCGAATCcagtttaaaatatacttacttattttccGGTATTTTAAGAGCTCTTGATATCATCATCTGCACAAGATCCATGTGCTGCGTAGTACAGTGCACCTCCAGACCTTCCTCCGTTGGTTTCACGACACTAACCAGTgtctccatacaaaagtgctGCTGCGCAAAAATTGTCTGCGTTCCTTTTATAACTTTAAACAGATCTGTATCCACACTAGTACCACCCTGCTCATAAACCATAATATTTCTATCAGGGCTCTTTATTGCTTCTCTTACATCTATGACAGGTTTTGTTACATTTCTATATTTAACCcttaactacctacctactatttttattacacatgcACCTACCTCCCGTCCTTAGGACGGCTACATAATATCGaccttatattttaaatgttatggTTTATATAGGTTTTTGGAAATAGAAACAACAATTACCCAagttaaattgtttattaatataaaaataacatcaaaaacacgaacataacatatttttctcaaaaacatATGGCGCCAGTCTTTAATTTTACTCTAGGAACAATTTATCCTTTAAAAGGTGAGATCAACGAAAATTATAACTTCTTATAGAGATCCAAgtaattatttcttattatttaataatcaacgAAGCTAATTAGCAATATAACGCTACAAAAAAGgcactattttaataaaattgcagACCACCAAGTTACTGCTTTTCGCGGCAGCGAATGCACAATTTGTTCGCACATTCTAGGCAAATTGGTTTTTTGCATTCGAAACACATGTACTGGGTTCTGCGTTTCTTCTTCGGGTCACACGTAGAGCAGGTTTTGCGCACTTCCAAGCGTTCGTCAACACCATTAGCGTTTTGGAGTGTTGGCAAATGATCGTTGTAGTTGTGGAAAAGTATGCAATTTAGagcatttttaagtatttacaaaccTACTTAGATGCATagaaaaacacttaaaacttttaaagtaatattcgtcgctcataaaataataagtgtacTTTTACGAAGACAAGGACACCGACTATTATACTAGACAAACAGTTGCCTTGGTAAAGAAAATAAGAGTGCATAGTTACGTAGCCTCCTACAACCCGTCTCCGAGACCCCAAGAAAAAAAACGTAAGCACCTACCACCCGTCTCAGAGACGGGCCGAGGCAGAAATATACTCATCAAAACTAAACGCGTGCACGACCGACCTCGGCGAGCGGTGACGCGGCACTGAGGCGGGAGGGAGGAAGGTACAAGGACACACACGTTTCTCCGATGCTCACACTTAGAAattataccattttttttattgaatgagTCTGTGAGACGGTAGGTAGGTGGTTAAGGGTTAACGTTCACCAATTTGGAAGCGTATTCTGCAATGGCTCTAGACTCAGCCACAACTAGTCCAATAA is a genomic window of Cydia pomonella isolate Wapato2018A chromosome 15, ilCydPomo1, whole genome shotgun sequence containing:
- the LOC133525463 gene encoding uncharacterized protein LOC133525463 translates to MVYEQGGTSVDTDLFKVIKGTQTIFAQQHFCMETLVSVVKPTEEGLEVHCTTQHMDLVQMMISRALKIPENKIDVIVRRLGGAYGLKISRGSQVAVASALVAHKLNRPCRIILPFTTLARAVGKRLPCHTEYEVAVDPYGKIQLCKEYMHMDNGYVIDEPLFAPVLDVYNNCYDKLRWMFRVFSVTTDTASNTWCRSPGTLEAIAACEFILERLSYEMSIDPLAVRLANLDPTSIELVEMVEKMKRDADYADRRRAVDKFNSENRWKKKGLRWSLLRWQPVGSQYFDVNMSVYNDDGSVSITHGGIEMGQGLNTKAVQIAAYFLGVPMEKIQIKANQTHMTPNGLLSGGSLTSINVGIGVQRCCEQILARLAPLKVGLLNPSWEFLVKLAYNASIDLQAHAFVSMIDTQKYAVHGVTLAEVEVDILTGEWELLRVDLLEDAGMSISPGIDVGQVEGAFIMGLGYWTTEHMVYDSDTGEVLTDRPWNYHVPQARDIPQDFRVYFKDKSYSEIRTLGAKSIGEPPICMSVAVPLALREAIAASRSDAGKPLNEWFQIDGPYTREAIHMHTETNSSEFKFKK